Part of the Puniceicoccaceae bacterium genome is shown below.
TCGCATTCTCAACGAACAGCAAGTGCTTTGGCTGAATCTGACCGGGAGCGGCAACGAAACTGCACCGCATGTGTTCAACCATAATCGCATGACAATCATGTTTTGCAGCTTCGACGAGAAGCCCATGATCCTGCGCCTTTACGGCAAGGCTGAAGCATTTCATGGAAAGGAAGCCGAATGGGATGCCTATATCGGCCTGTTTCCGCATTCACCGGGAAATCGGCAGTTGTTTCGCGTCACTGTGGATATGGTGCAGAATTCCTGTGGTTTTGGAGTTCCACTGTTCGAGTACAAGGGTCAGCGCAAGACACTGGTTGACTGGGCAGAACAGAAAGGTGAATCGGGCATCCAGGATTACTGGAAGCAAAAGAACGAAACCAGCATTGATGGGGTAGGGACCCGAATCTCTTTCCTCAAGGGAATTTGAAACCCGTAACGGACCGGGCTGATTGCCAGGCATCGGACAGTACGGGTTCGAATCCACTGCCGAGTGACCGGTATAGGGCGATGCGAAATTGCAGGAGTTGGAGTTGTGCGGTCAACGCAGTGCGTCGAAGCTGGTGCAGAGAGTCCTGGGCAGTCAACACCTGCAGGTAGCTTTGATCACCACTCTGGTAGCGTGCAAATGTCTGATCAAACACCTGTTCAGCCAACACAATCTGCCGGGAAAGTGACTCGAGAAAAGCCTGCTGTTGACGCTCTTGAACGATGGCATCCTCGACCTCCCTTAACGCTTCCAGAACGGTTTGACGGTAGTTGAGCAGCGCACTTGAAAGCAATGCCTGACGTCGGTCGACCTCTGCCCGGCGCAACCCACCATCGATTAGAGAAGCGCTCAGGCTTGCAGTGAGAGCTTCCATCCATTCATCGAAGAGCTGCACCGGACCTCCAAACGCGGAGGAAAGCACTGCGCCGAGAGTGAGGGATGGAAACCGGTTGGCGACCGCAGTAGCGGCAGCGGCATCAGCTGCCTGAAGGCGTAGCCAGGCCGCCTGAATGTCGGGGCGTGCGGTGATGACTGCGGCAGGGATACCCGTGGATGGGAATTCGGGAAGCTCGGGAAAGGTGTCCGGGGTCTGCACCTCGATGTGCAACGCAGTACTTCCCGTTAAAATTCCGAGATGGTGCTCAAGAATTTCGATTTCCGCCTGATTCTGGATCAGTGCTCCACTGCGCGCCTCGATGACCTGTTGCTGTTGCAACAGATCTGTGGCGTTTCGGCTGCCGTGCTGAAATCGCATGCGGATCGATTCGAGCGTCTGTTCCGCATTTTGGTATTGGGCCTTGAGAAGTGATTGCTGAGCGCGGCGTTCCACAAGGTTGTACCAGGTGATGGCAATTTGTCCGGCAATGGAGATGGAGGCAGCTCGCAAATCCTGTTCTGTGGCACGGTATTCGAAGTAGGCACCTCTTGCCTCCGAGCGAACTTTGCCCCAGAGATCCAGTTCATAACTTGCGATGAGATCAAGCGACCCAGTGGTTCGATCTGTTGGAGGATTTGCGGTTGTCGCATCATCGAAGGTCCGGCGAACGGATGTCTGGAGGCCAAGTGAGGGAAAGCGGGCAGCCGAACTGGCGGTCAGGGTCGCCTCGGCCTCACTCAGCCTTGCCCACGCCTGAGCCAAACTGAGATTTTCTCGCAGTGCCTTTTCGACCCATGTGTTCAGCTGCGCATCGTTAAAGGCTGTCCACCAGTGAGACTCAACTGGCACGGTTCCAGACTCGGAAAAGGAATGATCAGACAGTGCGTTTTCTCCCAGACTTGAGGGAGCACTGGCGGTGGGGTTTTCCCGATAGGAGCATCCTGCTAGAGCGATCAGGAGCCATGGAATCAGGCATACTGTGCTGTAATGTAACCTCATGCGATGCCTGCAGGAGGGAATGGCATTCAATAGAGACATGTCAGTTGGCGAACGAATGGCACCAAAAATCTGTTTCCTGATTTGTTGATTTTTTTGCGATACTCACGTGAAAATTCCATGCAATCAGGGAGAGTGAGATTCATGACGAGATGGATTTCACTGCATAAAAGGTGCGGGTTTTCCAATTGAGCCGGATCGCGAGTAAGCGAAATACGACGCAGGCGACCGAAGCGATCACTCCTGCCACAAAACTGCTGAGTGGAGTGAATGCAGTCAGGGTGACAAACAGTGTCGCACCTGCAAATGCCGCCAGAACATAAAACTGACCCGGTTTGAACACGAGTGGTTCTTCCCTTGTGATGATGTCGCGAATCAGACCGCCGCCACACGCATTGATGACTCCGATCACAATGGCTACTGTGGGAGAAACCTCATGTAGGATGGCCTTTTGGGTGCCAAACACCGCATAGGCCGCCAGTCCCACAGCGTCGATGACTGCAAGGAAGCGCCCAAAGCGCTCAATGCGGTCGCCGAGAATGCGACCGATCACCACTGCAACCAGAATGGAGTACAGGTAGCGCGGATCTTTCACAACAGCCGGCAGATCGGTCTGAAGAAAGACACCGTCTCGAATCACCGCACCCCCGACTGCGCAGATCCCCGCAAGGGCCAGCACTCCGACGAGGTCATAGTTCCGGCGAATGCCTGCAAGGCATCCTGTAAGGGCAAAAAAGAATGCCGCCACAATATCGAATGCGATGGGAAGGTGAAATGTATCGGGATTCATGTTGCAAGACCGGACCCAGGCATGATTTGAAAAAACTAGGGCTTCTGTTAGTTTTCTTCAATGGGGAACTTTTCAAGTCCTCCAGTTTCGCCATGACAGCATCCCCTTCTCCAGGCCCACTTTTTGCCAACATTCTAACAATCCGAAAGGATATGTTGGTTCGGCGTGAAGCGTTCAGCAAATCGAGTCCGTTGATTTTGGAACAACAGGAAATTCCCTTTGCATGGTTGGGCGAGGCCGTTCATGCAGTTCGTAGCGCCGCGCATCGTTCGAGCGTCCCTGCAGGTTTGGAACCGACAAACTCCACTCCCTTTTACTGCATGGCGGGTCCGAAACGGCTCGAAGTGAT
Proteins encoded:
- a CDS encoding pyridoxamine 5'-phosphate oxidase family protein, which translates into the protein MGKQFPSITQAHRDFIAQQKIFFVATADRFGRINLSPKGLDSFRILNEQQVLWLNLTGSGNETAPHVFNHNRMTIMFCSFDEKPMILRLYGKAEAFHGKEAEWDAYIGLFPHSPGNRQLFRVTVDMVQNSCGFGVPLFEYKGQRKTLVDWAEQKGESGIQDYWKQKNETSIDGVGTRISFLKGI
- a CDS encoding TRIC cation channel family protein, whose translation is MNPDTFHLPIAFDIVAAFFFALTGCLAGIRRNYDLVGVLALAGICAVGGAVIRDGVFLQTDLPAVVKDPRYLYSILVAVVIGRILGDRIERFGRFLAVIDAVGLAAYAVFGTQKAILHEVSPTVAIVIGVINACGGGLIRDIITREEPLVFKPGQFYVLAAFAGATLFVTLTAFTPLSSFVAGVIASVACVVFRLLAIRLNWKTRTFYAVKSISS
- a CDS encoding efflux transporter outer membrane subunit, with the protein product MRLHYSTVCLIPWLLIALAGCSYRENPTASAPSSLGENALSDHSFSESGTVPVESHWWTAFNDAQLNTWVEKALRENLSLAQAWARLSEAEATLTASSAARFPSLGLQTSVRRTFDDATTANPPTDRTTGSLDLIASYELDLWGKVRSEARGAYFEYRATEQDLRAASISIAGQIAITWYNLVERRAQQSLLKAQYQNAEQTLESIRMRFQHGSRNATDLLQQQQVIEARSGALIQNQAEIEILEHHLGILTGSTALHIEVQTPDTFPELPEFPSTGIPAAVITARPDIQAAWLRLQAADAAAATAVANRFPSLTLGAVLSSAFGGPVQLFDEWMEALTASLSASLIDGGLRRAEVDRRQALLSSALLNYRQTVLEALREVEDAIVQERQQQAFLESLSRQIVLAEQVFDQTFARYQSGDQSYLQVLTAQDSLHQLRRTALTAQLQLLQFRIALYRSLGSGFEPVLSDAWQSARSVTGFKFP